Proteins encoded within one genomic window of Candidatus Hydrogenedentota bacterium:
- the cas8c gene encoding type I-C CRISPR-associated protein Cas8c/Csd1, with protein MILQSLKEYYDRKAADPESDIAPEGFERREIPFLIVIDKEGNFITLKDNQETDGKKKTVKSYVLPRSCGRTGPASFKTTFLLWDHYGYVLEHPEDDEKTPKQHRTWLDQLHNLPPELKEDEGVAAIIKFYEKDGIKKVKAADNWKDCVKIVGCNMTFQIDGDMLPIPCRPAVQSFCRKNLTDRDAVLGRCLVTGEYDEIKRIHFDIIIGRNKGKLVGFQKNSGYDSYGKEQAYNAPVSSSAEFAYTTALKILLNSENSKMKIGDATAVFWSEKESELEKNFLSIFDPPEDDPDRGTRAVKSLFNSIKTGALSVDEGNIRFYVLGLAWLSLGRVTVRFWNVDTVMGMSEKIVQHFEDTEIIHGPNKPDTISLFKLIQSTAALGKPDNILPNLAADTIRAILQGLPYPKTLLQAAIQRGRAEQNISYERAALIKACLNRSIRKKNATLTTQERELTVSLDESNVNIGYRLGRLFATLEKIQEEANPGLNATIRDRFYGAASGTPVAVFANLMRLKNHHLSKLENQGRRVNLERLIGEIMKGITDFPTHLSLNDQGRFAIGYYHQRQDFFTTKIKDDTSGNPNNEEL; from the coding sequence ATGATTCTCCAATCGCTCAAAGAATATTATGATCGAAAAGCTGCTGATCCTGAAAGTGATATCGCCCCCGAAGGATTTGAAAGAAGAGAAATTCCTTTTCTTATTGTTATTGACAAAGAGGGGAATTTTATAACGCTAAAGGATAACCAAGAAACAGACGGCAAAAAAAAGACAGTGAAATCTTATGTGCTGCCCAGATCCTGTGGAAGAACAGGACCGGCAAGTTTTAAAACTACATTTTTGCTGTGGGATCACTATGGTTATGTGTTGGAGCATCCTGAAGACGACGAAAAAACACCTAAACAACACAGAACTTGGCTTGATCAACTCCATAACTTACCGCCGGAACTCAAAGAAGATGAGGGTGTCGCCGCCATCATCAAATTCTATGAAAAGGATGGGATTAAAAAGGTTAAAGCCGCCGATAATTGGAAAGACTGCGTCAAAATTGTGGGCTGTAATATGACCTTTCAAATTGATGGTGACATGCTGCCTATTCCTTGCCGTCCTGCCGTTCAAAGCTTTTGCCGTAAGAATCTCACTGATCGGGATGCTGTTTTGGGCCGATGCCTCGTAACAGGCGAATACGATGAGATCAAGAGAATTCACTTCGATATCATCATTGGTCGAAATAAAGGGAAGCTTGTAGGATTTCAAAAGAATTCAGGGTATGATTCTTACGGTAAAGAACAGGCATATAATGCACCTGTTAGTTCATCTGCGGAATTCGCCTATACCACAGCACTGAAGATCTTATTGAACTCAGAAAACTCAAAAATGAAGATAGGTGATGCGACCGCCGTATTTTGGTCTGAAAAAGAGAGCGAACTCGAAAAGAATTTCCTCTCTATCTTTGATCCGCCCGAAGATGATCCTGACCGTGGAACCCGTGCCGTTAAAAGTCTTTTTAATTCGATCAAAACCGGGGCGTTATCAGTCGATGAAGGAAACATTCGTTTTTATGTCTTGGGGCTAGCATGGCTCAGCCTCGGACGTGTTACAGTTCGCTTTTGGAATGTCGATACAGTGATGGGCATGTCGGAAAAGATAGTACAACATTTCGAGGATACAGAAATCATTCATGGACCCAATAAGCCGGATACTATATCTCTCTTTAAACTTATCCAGTCGACAGCCGCTTTGGGAAAACCAGACAATATCCTTCCCAACTTGGCGGCAGATACAATACGCGCTATTTTACAAGGCTTACCCTATCCGAAAACCTTGCTTCAGGCCGCCATACAACGAGGCCGTGCCGAGCAAAACATTAGCTATGAGCGGGCTGCATTGATCAAGGCCTGTTTAAATCGAAGCATAAGAAAGAAAAACGCAACATTAACAACCCAAGAAAGGGAACTTACCGTGAGTCTTGATGAATCCAACGTAAATATTGGCTATCGTTTGGGCCGACTTTTCGCCACCTTGGAAAAAATCCAAGAAGAAGCCAATCCCGGGCTTAATGCCACTATTAGAGATCGCTTTTACGGGGCTGCGTCGGGCACGCCTGTTGCTGTATTCGCGAATCTGATGCGCCTCAAAAATCATCATTTATCTAAACTTGAAAACCAAGGGAGGCGGGTTAATTTAGAACGCTTGATCGGAGAAATTATGAAAGGGATCACAGATTTTCCCACCCATTTATCACTCAATGATCAAGGTCGCTTTGCAATTGGCTATTATCACCAGAGGCAGGATTTTTTTACCACCAAAATAAAGGATGACACATCCGGCAACCCCAACAATGAAGAACTTTAA
- the cas7c gene encoding type I-C CRISPR-associated protein Cas7/Csd2, translated as MSSPIQKRYDFVLVFDVKDGNPNGDPDAGNLPRIDPETGAGLVTDVCIKRKIRNFVQLTKNEAPGFDIFIKEKAILNLLIEKAYEEIGVDLYKSSPDEGNEKKLKTARKGKDKEIEDARTQMCAKYFDIRAFGAVLSTGANAGQVRGPVQLTFGRSVDRIVTLEHSITRMAVASEKEAQSQSGDNRTMGRKNTVSYGLYVAHGFISPFLAKQTGFSEEDLDLLWQAMKFMFEHDRSAARGEMATRKLIVFEHADPLGNAPAHQLFDLVQIQQKDKTMLPRSFKDYELTIDKENIPNGITHREIV; from the coding sequence ATGAGTAGTCCCATTCAAAAACGCTATGACTTTGTGTTGGTCTTTGACGTCAAAGACGGTAATCCTAATGGTGATCCCGATGCCGGGAATCTGCCCCGCATTGACCCGGAAACAGGTGCCGGACTCGTTACCGATGTCTGTATCAAGCGTAAAATTCGAAACTTTGTTCAACTCACTAAAAATGAAGCGCCGGGCTTTGATATCTTCATTAAAGAAAAAGCCATCCTCAATCTGCTTATTGAAAAAGCCTATGAAGAGATAGGAGTTGATCTCTATAAGTCCTCGCCCGACGAAGGAAATGAAAAAAAACTTAAAACGGCCCGGAAAGGAAAAGATAAAGAAATTGAAGACGCACGTACTCAAATGTGTGCAAAGTATTTTGATATACGTGCTTTCGGCGCTGTATTAAGTACCGGTGCCAATGCCGGACAGGTGCGCGGACCCGTCCAACTTACCTTTGGCCGATCCGTGGATCGCATTGTTACGCTCGAACACAGTATCACCCGTATGGCCGTAGCTAGCGAAAAGGAAGCGCAAAGTCAAAGTGGTGATAACCGTACCATGGGCAGAAAAAACACCGTTTCCTATGGTCTCTATGTGGCCCATGGGTTTATATCGCCATTTCTTGCAAAACAGACCGGATTCTCCGAGGAAGATCTCGATCTGCTCTGGCAGGCCATGAAATTTATGTTTGAACATGACCGCTCCGCTGCACGGGGAGAAATGGCGACTCGGAAACTTATTGTATTTGAACATGCTGATCCTTTGGGCAATGCTCCCGCTCACCAATTGTTTGATCTCGTACAGATACAGCAGAAAGATAAGACTATGCTGCCCCGTTCTTTTAAAGATTATGAACTAACCATTGACAAAGAGAATATACCTAATGGTATTACCCATCGGGAGATCGTCTAA
- a CDS encoding Dna2/Cas4 domain-containing protein, translated as MYEEDDLLLISGLQKLFFCERQWALIHIECQWEDNRLTAEGNHLHERVHQNEEETRGDVQTTRGLRLRSLRFGLTGQADVVEFHQTAQG; from the coding sequence ATGTATGAAGAAGATGATTTGTTGCTAATTTCCGGTTTACAGAAATTATTCTTCTGTGAGCGACAGTGGGCACTGATCCATATCGAGTGCCAATGGGAAGACAATCGCTTAACCGCGGAAGGCAATCATCTTCATGAACGGGTTCACCAAAACGAGGAGGAGACGAGAGGAGACGTGCAGACCACACGAGGGCTCCGCCTCCGCTCGCTCCGATTCGGATTGACCGGACAAGCAGATGTCGTGGAATTTCATCAAACAGCACAGGGA